In Poecile atricapillus isolate bPoeAtr1 chromosome 22, bPoeAtr1.hap1, whole genome shotgun sequence, a genomic segment contains:
- the PER3 gene encoding period circadian protein homolog 3 isoform X7, with translation MLGGSGMDASERRGGSAERGAAWAGAGREAAAAPRGAAGARCAACEGSGSGPGGTELHSPESSGGSAAEKANREQLNWSQSHRDMMMMIQEMKRCLPEEKRSSNKPSTISALNYALQCVQQVQANNDFFQALNDRRVFQTDMVTYSIEELVTVASEHTPKNTDTFVAVFSLLSGRIVHISEQAASILNCKKKVLDSSRFVELLVPQDVSVFYTHTDQSHLPLWNMESQTASPYEYAQVKSFFCRIRGGKDQEQEARCYPFRITPYLVHVCTSVRVDAESCCLALAEKIHSGYEAPRIPMDKRIFTTTHTPGCVFLDIDDRAVPLLGYLPQDLIGTSILMYLHPEDRPLMITIHRKILKFAGQPPFEHLPIRFCTQNGDYVILDTSWSSFVNPWSRKVVFIIGRHKVRTPLNEDVFAPRSKETSSVEKEIRELQGQIYKLLLQPVHSNVSSGYGSLGSSGSYEHYISIASSSDSNGNCAEETQEPMTLQQVCADVNRIKNLGQQLYIASRSKPQNANEQAVNSEVLGGKRHTASCFLQTLRGDSTEEPGNTFFDDPKKTPHVPSYQQINCVDSIIRYLESCSIPALKRKCKSSANTSSSSSEDDKQVQQSQQEVRALEDTAMLSAVESHTPISAGLEETLKDQTTAGMVGAPLADLTLSNKAPSVISVTSQCSYSSTIVHVPHPESEVTTMEDAAVGSEQIELPPVNAQSLAVLPEDLKPVGLTKETLSAHTQKEEQNYVDKFRQRVLLSPFRTYLQQGSRSNNRHSCGQGDSPSKQISPASCKKGKHGKFKRQKPQRQCSDSHSSSKNRNSLPCEKRTNQNQLFSPPEVSYLSSSSLNVHPPVGFPACSNPVSTFPASSEGEQLALRSLQPQSMSSSQLCCGTQSYPVLYPPNIGSFMAVFFQGFPMYAQMPQPLLLPSPQCVYPPSSYPCTTLPPAPPPCAPSPVAPHSVDQPFPASPHSSVEDQQEGQCDQALLLSSSRSSSPLQLNLLQEELPKPMELSISADVKPHAEDKCDNDPEDSANSAALEFPDHSLYKESQLGSGSAASGSGSALSGSLGSSFNETSGHGTAGSGKSSKYFASNYSSEASKEEKNQEAEEKGTAYKSKHESAWVMMDHTPERVLMNYQMPNRVKEEVLKQDLEKLAVMKKQQPWFTDGQKKELAEVHSWIRTQTVPLQISTQGCVTCDSREASCEAEVADDNMENKGEPPPVLPR, from the exons ATGCTCGGCGGATCCGGGATGGACGCGAGCGAGCGCCGAGGCGGCAGCGCGGAGCGCGGCGCGGCCTGGGCTGGGGCcgggcgggaggcggcggcggcgcccaGGGGGGCTGCGGGCGCTCGGTGCGCGGCGTGCGAGGGAAGCGGCTCCGGGCCGGGCGGGACCGAACTGCACAGCCCCGAGTCCAGCGGCGGCTCGGCCGCCGAAAAAGCCAACAG AGAGCAGCTGAATTGGAGCCAGTCCCACAGAGatatgatgatgatgatccaagaaatgaaaaggtGTTTACCTGAAGAGAAAAGGAGTTCTAACAAACCCAGTACCATCAGTGCTCTCAACTACGCCTTGCAGTGTGTCCAGCAGGTCCAAG cAAACAATGACTTTTTCCAGGCTCTGAATGACCGAAGAGTGTTTCAGACAGATATGGTGACATACAGCATAGAAGAGTTGGTGACAGTTGCATCTGAACACACTCCAAAAAACACT GACACGTTTGTGGCTgtattttctttgctgtctgGACGCATAGTGCATATTTCTGAGCAGGCAGCATCTATTCTGAACTGTAAGAAGAAAGTGTTGGACTCTTCCCGGTTTGTGGAGTTGCTTGTGCCTCAGGATGTGAGTGTGTTCTACACACACACTGATCAGTCTCACCTGCCCCTTTGGAACATGGAAAGTCAAACAG CTTCTCCATATGAATATGCCCAGGTGAAATCCTTTTTCTGCAGGATCAG ggGTGGGAAAGATCAAGAACAAGAAGCACGTTGTTACCCCTTCCGAATCACCCCGTACTTGGTCCACGTGTGCACTTCTGTCCGTGTGGATGCAGAGTCCTGCTGCTTAGCTTTGGCTGAGAAAATCCACTCTGGATATGAAG CTCCTCGAATTCCTATGGATAAAAGAATATTCACCACCACACACACCCCTGGATGTGTTTTTCTGGACATAGATGACAG AGCAGTGCCTTTGTTGGGTTACTTACCTCAGGATTTAATTGGAACATCCATACTGATGTATTTGCACCCAGAAGATCGTCCTTTGATGATCACTATTCACCGGAAAA TACTGAAATTTGCTGGCCAACCCCCTTTTGAGCACTTACCTATTAGATTTTGTACTCAAAATGGGGATTATGTCATATTGGACACCAGCTGGTCCAGTTTTGTGAATCCTTGGAGCAGGAAAGTTGTGTTCATCATTGGCCGACACAAAGTCCGGAC CCCTCTGAATGAAGATGTCTTTGCCCCAAGAAGTAAAGAAACAAGCAGCGTGGAGAAAGAGATAAGAGAATTACAAGGACAAATTTACAAACTGCTTCTGCAG CCAGTTCACAGCAATGTTTCCAGTGGTTATGGAAGCCTTGGAAGCAGTGGCTCTTATGAGCACTACATCAGCATAGCATCTTCAAGTGACTCCAATGGGAACTGTGCAGAGGAAACACAGGAACCA ATGACATTGCAACAAGTTTGTGCAGATGTCAACCGAATAAAGAACCTGGGGCAGCAGCTGTACATTGCATCGAGGAGCAAGCCACAGAATGCAAATGAACAGGCGGTGAACTCAGAAGTTTTGGGAG GGAAGAGGCACACTGcttcttgttttcttcagaCGCTGAGAGGGGATAGCACAGAAGAACCAGGCAATACATTTTTTGATGATCCAAAGAAGACTCCACATGTTCCTTCCTATCAGCAGATCAATTGTGTCGATAGTATCATCAG ATATCTAGAGAGCTGCAGTATTCCAGCAttgaaaaggaaatgtaaatCTTCTGCAAATACATCATCGTCATCTTCAGAAGATGACAAACAAGTCCAGCAAAGTCAGCAGGAAGTCAGGGCATTGGAAG ATACTGCTATGCTGTCAGCAGTTGAGTCCCACACGCCAATATCTGCTGGTCTGGAAGAGACGCTGAAAGACCAGACAACTGCAGGCATGGTGGGAGCTCCTCTGGCAGACCTGACCCTGTCCAACAAGGCTCCAAGTGTCATATCTGTCACCAGCCAGTGCAGCTACAGCAGCACTATAGTGCATGTCCCACACCCTGAATCAG AAGTGACTACAATGGAGGATGCCGCTGTTGGAAGTGAACAAATTGAGCTGCCTCCTGTGAATGCTCAGAGTCTTGCAGTGCTGCCTGAGGACTTAAAGCCAGTTGGGCTAACAAAAGAGACGTTGTCAGCCCACACTCAAAAGGAGGAGCAGAACTATGTTGACAAGTTCCGACAGAGGGTCTTGCTCTCTCCATTTAGGACTTACCTTCAACAAGGAAGCAGAAGTAACAACAGACATTCCTGTGGACAAG gcGATTCCCCTTCAAAGCAGATCAGCCCTGCTAGctgtaaaaaaggaaaacatggaaaattcaAGCGCCAGAAACCTCAGAGACAGTGCTCAGATAGCCACTCTTCtagtaaaaatagaaatagtCTTCCATGTGAGAAGAGAACAAATCAGAACCAGTTGTTCTCTCCCCCAGAAGTATCCTATctgagctcctccagcctgaATGTCCATCCTCCTGTGGGATTTCCTGCCTGTTCAAATCCAGTGTCTACTTTTCCAGCCTCTTCTGAAGGAGAGCAGCTTGCCCTTCGCTCATTACAACCTCAGTCCATGTCCTCatcacagctgtgctgtggaacACAGTCATACCCAGTCCTTTATCCCCCAAACATAGGCTCGTTTATGGCTGTATTTTTTCAGGGTTTCCCCATGTATGCTCAGATGCCTCAACCTCTCTTGCTCCCTAGCCCTCAGTGTGTTTATCCACCCTCTTCATATCCATGCACCACACTACCTCCAGCACCCCCTCCTTGTGCTCCATCACCAGTAGCACCACACTCTGTGGATCAGCcctttccagcctctcctcacTCATCCGTGGAGGACCAGCAAGAGGGCCAGTGTGACCAGGCCctactgctgagcagctcaCGGAGCAGCTCCCCACTTCAGCTGAATTTGCTTCAAGAAGAGCTGCCAAAACCTATGGAGCTTTCCATTAGTGCTGATGTTAAGCCACATGCAGAAGATAAATGC GATAATGATCCAGAAGATAGTGCTAACAGTGCTGCTCTTGAATTTCCTGACCACTCGTTATACAAGGAGTCACAGTTGGGTTCAGGTTCAGCAGCATCAGGCAGTGGATCAGCTTTATCTGGTTCTTTAGGCTCTAGCTTCAACGAGACTTCTGGTCATGGCACAG CAGGTAGTGGGAAAAGCAGCAAGTATTTTGCCAGTAATTATTCTTCTGAAGCTTCCAAAGAAGAGAAGAAtcaggaagcagaagaaaaagggacAGCTTATAAATCGAAACATGAGTCAGCCTGGGTGATGATGGATCACACACCTGAGAGAGTTCTAATGAATTACCAAATGCCAAACAG AGTCAAAGAGGAAGTTCTAAAGCAGGATCTGGAGAAGCTGGCAGTCatgaaaaagcagcagcctTGGTTTACAGACGGGCAGAAGAAGGAGCTTGCAGAGGTGCACTCGTGGATCCGGACCCAGACTGTCCCCCTGCAAATCAGCACCCAG GGCTGTGTTACGTGTGACAGCAGGGAAGCAAGTTGTGAGGCTGAAGTGGCTGATGACAACATGGAAAACAAGGGAGAGCCACCTCCAGTCCTGCCACGCTGA